AATTCGACAGGCTCCTGCTCTTGTAGGAGAACCCGTTTATGCGGTAGGTAACCCCCTTGGAGAATATCCGTATTCAGTTTCTGAAGGGATCATTAGTGCCAAAAACCGTGTGCGGGGTGGTCTTACCGGAAAGTTTGGCTTTTTGCAAACAACGGCCACTGTAATCTGGGGTAACAGCGGCGGACCATTGCTGGATGCAGAGGGAAAGGTGCTAGGTGTTAATTCACAGATTGCGTTCGCTGACCGTGGCGGTAGCTCTATCTGGCAACCACAGATCAATTTCGCGCTGGAAGCTGGAATAACCTATCGTTTGATCAATGATATCCTTACCAACAATGGCGTAGTAGGCCGGTCTTATCTTGGAATTGAGCTCATGCAACGTAAGCTACCTTTTCAACCAGGAACAAAAGAATACACTTACTATTCTCAAAAGTTCACACCCGATACCTATCCGGTTCTGAATAAAGTGTTGGATGGTGCACCAGCTGCTGCTTTAAAACCCTATATAGGCCAGCAGGTGGTAAAAGTGAATAGTGAGCCAACACGCAATATTGAAGAAGTTTTAGGGGAGTTGGAAAAAAGTAAACCCAATCAAAAAATCGAATTTACTTTCCAAAAAGATGGACAAAAAACACAGGTTTCAGTAAACGCCGGTGCTTTGAGTTCATCTGGTTCTGCCAGCTTGGGTAAGTGGTTTATGCAAATGGCAGGTGCCAGGTATGTTCAGGATGAGAACATGCTCTCGTTGAACTTTACCGGCGGCGAACAGAATGGGCAGTCTTTAGACTTTGCTGCAGCCCGTGGCACGCAGGCTGCTGGTCAGGAAGCTCCTCTTACTGGAGAGTGGCTGGTACTGGGTGTAGGTATTTATCGCGAAAACTACGAGTCCCTATGGCGTATTAATGACATTGCCGATGTGGGTACAGCTGCACGACTTACAGGTACTTCTGGTAATATTGATATGGTTTTATTTAAAAAAGGCGGCCAGCCTGGTGTTGCCGAGAACTATAAAATCAAGAAAATTTCTATATCAGGAACGAGTTACATTCAGCAACAAACGCTTTGGTATTAATTATCAGTTGTTGAACTAAAAAATCAAATGCTTAATAACAGCCTGTTTCAATGAAGAAGACAGGATAGCAATAAGGACAGAGAAATAAAAGGTAAGAATTGCTTCCTTGAGTTTCTCTGTCTTTTTGATTTTAGCAGAACATCCTCAAACTAAAATGATAATTTACAAGCATGCAGTGCAATGACATTCATGATCCGGAATTGCTGGTAACCTTTTTCAGGTCGGAAGATGAATCCACCTTAAGTAGAACATTACGTTGCTTCCGCCACCTGTTCTTTTCTGATTTTAAAGGCTTTTCCTATAACAAGATCTTTTCCTATAAGCAGTATGCAAGTGATAAAGCCAGCGAGTTAACCGAGGATGGCTTTAATTACGGACTCACCCAATTTTATTTATTTATTCGCAAAAACGGCTTTTCTAACCAAGGTGCTACTGTAAAATCACTATTCTTTACTTTTTGCCTGAATCAATTAAGAGCTTTAACCAAAGCAAAAGAACGTTACAATGCCTGGCAGATCAGTAGCGATCCCAGCAAATTGGTGGAAAACGAAACCGGAGCGCAGCCTTATAATTATAAATCGGTACAGGAAGAACTGCATGAATTGGACCAGGAGGCTGAATTATTCCGCAAAGCTTTAGAAGAATTGGGTGAACGTGGACGTAACCTGATTATATGGCGAAAAGTAGACCGGTTAGACAATGAAGAAATTGCAAGACGTACAGGTCTGGATCCGGTTAGTATAAACAATGAGGTATACCGTGCTTTTATTAAGTTGAAGAAAATTATCCAGGTACTTCAAATTCAAAACTAAAAGCAATGGGAATTACAGAACAACAATACGAAGACATACAGAAGTACCTGGATGGACGAATGCAGCCGGAAGAGCTGGTAGCCTTTGAGCAGCAATTGCAAACTGACCCCTTGTTAAAGGAGTTTCTGCTTTTTGAACAGGAACTACGTTTAAACCTGGATTATATTCAGGATAATGCAGGCCCTAAATCTTCTTCAGACTTAGCGGAAAGCAATTCTCAATTTGATGATCCTGCGTTTATCCTCAATCTGATTAAACAAGGCAATAAGAATGAAGCCGGCGATAAAACAAACAGTAGTCCATCCCCGCTACATGTAGTTTCTAAAGAGGAGTCTCCCGTAGTTCGAGAGAATACCTTGCATTCTTTCCCTTTTGCAAGATATATGGCAGCAGCGGCTTGTTTAATATTTCTGGCAATGGGAATTTTATGGTTGGCTTCCAATAACAATGAGCCACAAACCGTAGCAAAAACAAATGGAAGGGAAAAGATAGATTTGACAGGCGACTCCAAAAAGGAAACGTCTACGGCTTCTACTACAAGCGATACTTCTAAAAGCACAGATCCGTTTATAGCAAAAGCTAACACAGCAGCTTTATTTAAAAAATATTATAAGCGTGAGGAAGTTCCTGCACAAATCCCCGAGCAGCTAGCCGACGCACTGAATGATTATAGTGCAAAGGATTATGTAACCATTCAACAGATCGATCTGGAAAACCTTCCTAAAAGCAGGGGCGCAGAAGCTGTCGAAGGTCCTCAATATGTTAAGGAGATAGGGACTTACTTTAAAGGCCTTTCTTACATAGAAACAGGAAACCACCTTCAAGCAATTACCAAGTTGCAATGGATAGCAGATAGTGCAACAAATAGTCAGCTAAAGAGTAGTGCGCAATGGTATTTGGCGCTTAGCTATCTGAAAATCGGCAACACAGGAAAGGCTATAACGCTGTTGACAGCTGTTTCGAAAAATGTTAAGGCAGTTCCATTTAAAAGAGATGCAGAAGAAATATTGGTGGCTCTGAAAGGAGCGAAGAAGCAGGCTGAATAATAAATCGGTAAACCCATTTTGTAATTAATAGTTTTAGCTGGAAACGCTTTTTGCACAAATAGTAAAGGGAGCTTATGAGAAAAAGTTTACTTTTTATTCTTTCAATGTTAGGGTTTGCCTTCGGCCATGCGCAGCAAACAAGTAGAGGTACGCAGGTTATTAAAACGAGCCATTCTGAGGGAAAGACCTACGGACTGGTGATCGGTATTTCGGATTACGCTGAACTACCCAAGTTAAATTTTGCCGATAAAGATGCAGCTGAGTTCTATAGATATTTAATACAAGCAGTTCCTACCCAGGATACCGGTAACCTGGTACTGCTTTTAAATAGGGATGCGACAAGGGATGCGATTGCCGACAGGCTTTATGATCTTACAGAAAAGGTAAAAGCAGGCGATAAGGTTTATGTTTATTTCAGCGGCCATGGTGATATGGAGCAATTGATACAAACCGACAATTGCCTGTTGCTATTAAGCAACAGCCCGGTTAAAAATTATTTGCGCAAGTCGAACGCTTTTTTGGATATCAATCTGTTTCGGGAATTTTTCCGCTATTGGAGTGACAAAAATGTCAGGACGATTTTTGTTAGTGATGCTTGCCACTCGGGTGGACTTACAGGAGGGGAAAGTGGCCGGAAAAATACGGTCCTTAGTCTAACACAAACATGGGCTAAGGAAATAAAACTTTTATCCTGCCAGGCAAACGAAGTGTCACTTGAAGGCCCGCAGTGGGGTGGAGGCAGGGGCCTGTTTTCCTATTATTTTATATTGGGTTTGAAGGGCCTTGCGGATAAGGACAATAATGCCGAAGTAAGCCTGTTTGAGTTGGATAATTTTTTAAGGGATCATGTAAGTGCTTCTTCCCGTCAATCGCAAATTCCAGTAGTACAGGGTGATTTTAGGGCCGTTGTTAGTAATGTAACCGCGCCTTTGCTTACTGCTGCTAAAAAGGAAATAAGTAAAACCTCCTCTGATGAATTTAAAGCTATTGCTTTAAGAGGTGGCGATGGCTCTTTGCTTTCTTTACTGAAGGATTCTGCCTCAAAAAGCCTTTATTTAGCGTATAAAAACAAACTAGCCGCCAACCAATTATTGCAACCAGAAAATAGTTCTGCGTACTACTATTTTCAGCAGCTTAACAAGGATGATGTAAATGAGCTTGTACGAAAAAATATGTGCATCGAGTTGATTGAGGCGTTGCAAAAACCTTTTGACAATCTCTTGGACTATGTGTATGAAGATGCTTATGAAAAGCTGGGGTTTTATGAAAAGATAGAAATTGAAAAACAACTTACTGTAGCTCTTTCACTTTGCGGTCAGAACAGTTCTATTAGCAAAAAGATCAAGTCTAAGCTACTTTTTTTACAGGCTTGTGAATTGTCATCACAAATGGAGAGAGGTGTTGCTAATTACAGAAACAATGAACTGATGGAACAGGGGATAAGCTTATTGTCACAGGCAATAAAAATTGACCCTTTAAGTCCCAACTTGTATATGCGTCTTGGGGATTACTATCTCTATTCCAACCAGCTAAATGAAGCGATAAAGGCATACCGCCAATACCAGCAATTACTACCGAATGATGAACATTCGTACAACAAGTTGGGAATGGCTTATGTGGCAAAGAAAGAATATGATCTGGCTATTGAAGCATTAAGAAAAGCCATTCGTATCAATCCAAACTATTGGCAAGCCACCGAGAACCTGAGGTTGGTGATGGCGACAAAATGATAATAGGAAAAACTTTAGAGCAGGATTTTATTTCAATTTAAATGTTTTCTTTTTCAGTATTGTACTTACAAATAAGCTATTAATGAAGTTTCTGATTACGTTGAATGTTGTCTTTTTACTTGCTCTGATTTTTCCGAGTAAAAGAACCGCATGCCAGGAACTTTACAGGATAGCAAAGGACCACTATTATGCAATAGAAAGTGACTCCACCAAAAAAGATTCGACGCTATTTTATGCTCATGAAACCAGGAAATATGCAGAGCAATTCTTTGGGCAATCAAGCATACAGTATTTAGCAAGCTTAAACCGGGTAGCTACTACACTGTTCTATAAGTTTAATCAATATGATTCTGCAAAGCAGGTTTGGCTAAATATTGTGGCAAAGATCCAGTCAACACCAGATAGTAATTATGAAATACAATCGGATATTTATTGGAACCTTTATGTAAATTCTTATTTAGAGAAAGACAAAAGTCTGGATAGTGCCTTCTATTTTGCCAATAAGTATTTGTCTTACCAACAACAAGTAATAAATAAGCCGGTAGATCTCATTAATGAAATAATTGCAGTCGCTTATAATTTTGACATTAATAAAGAAGACAGTGCTACTGCACTCTTTTATAGCCGCGCCTTAGAATTGCGAAAGGAAATATGGGGTGCCAAAAATGCGGAGATCACCAAGCAGTTAGATTCATTGATTCAAACTGTCTTTTCTGAAACTTCATATGATTTTAGAAATGATCTGTACAAGGTTGGTGACACTACTTATACTTATTATCAATTGGACTCAATTGGCAGGTATTATAGCAGGTCCGATGCCTCCAATGAGGAATTTCAGTCGGCATTATCTTATTTGATCAGAGCGAAGGATCAAGCCATACTAGATTATTCCGACAGTAGTCATGAATTCTATAAGAGCTTGCGATTATTGGCTAGCTATTTCAATGAGTTTCCGGAAGCAAAATCAATATCCATTTATTGCCTCAATACAATTCTAAATGATTTAGAAAGTAGAGGCAAAATGAAATCTATTGATTATGCAGATGCCTTGTTTGACCTAGCTGAACTCAAACATGAACAACAATATGAAGAAGCCATAGCTATTCTTGAAAAAGTGTTGCCTATTTACCAAAGTCTATATAGCCAAAAAAGCGAGCCCTACATTAACTGTTTAACCAGTTTGTCTTGGTGGTATGCAAAGAGTAAAGAAGATCAGCAGCGGGAACATTTAGCTTTTCAGAGTATGACTCGTGCAGTTGAATTGGCCAAAAGCACATGCGGAATAAATACCATTTCTTATTTAGAGGTAAAAAAGGACTTGGGAGCTTTGTATAAGTATGATGGCAGGTTAGATGAAGCAGAAAAAACGTTGTTAGAAGTATATAAAACCTACAATGAAAAATTTCATCCAGCTCCAACCGATGAATTCTTAGAAGAGCTATGTGTTCAACTACATTGGGTTTATGGGTACAAATATGAACTTTCTAAATGGCTTTTTTGGTTAAATAAATGCGAGGAGATCAAAATAGCAAAAGGTGATACACTGAGCTACGATTATTTGAATATTCTGGACAATATTATATCTGCCAACCAGTATATTAATAACTGGGCCCAGGCTAAAAAGTATTTGGATAAACAAGAAGCAGTACTTAATTATTTGAATGATACTTCGTCTGTAGAGTATGCTTTTTCTCTTATGGCGAAAAAGGATTATTATATACATACAAAGGAATATGACAAATGTGAATCCCTATTTCAAAAAATAATAAGCATACAACAAGAAAGATTTGAAAAATATAATGACAACAATTCACATAGCGGGCTGGCCTCTGCCTACATGGATTATGCAGACTTCAATTTTCTGCAGGGCAATTATGATAAAGCATATGAGCTTATTCAACCTTATTTAACGTATCTAAGAGCATGGAATTATGATTCAGCTGCCGGGGCAACTGACGCCTATGAAAGATTAGGCGCCTATTTTTTGTACAAAAAACAAGCAGATAGTGCCTTTCATTATTATGACCTGGCCATTCAGTGTCAAAAGAATTCTTTTTTTGAACGCTCTGAAATATATTTTAAAGCGCAATCCAATAAAGCCTTAGCCTTTTGGCATTTTAATCAAAGTGAAAAAGCCGAAGAACTTCTAGCCAGTGCTTGCGAGAGTATTAAAGAGCAAATGATTAAAGGAATGGCAGGCTTTAGTGAGAAGGAAAAACAAACCTATACCACTACACTAAACGAGGTTCTCAATAAATATCACAACCTACATCATACGATCTATCAGGCTGAGCCTGTCACTAACAAGCGCGCCTATAATTTTATTTTACAGTCAAAGGGACTGCTTTTGAATACTTCTCTTTTTGTAGAGAAGCAAATTAAAGCCTCCGCTGATAAACGTTTGCAAAACACCTATGCCGACTTAAAGCAAACGAAAACAATGCTTGCGAAGGTGTATCAACTGGGCGAAGCGCAAAGCGATGGTATTTCCCTAGATAGGCTGGAAACAAGAGCAGCGCGCCTTGAAAAGGCCCTTTCTGAACAATCGAATGTATTGGCTGATTTTCAAAAAGCCAACCAGGTTTCTTTTAGCGAGGTGCAGGCTGGTTTACAGCCAGGAGAAGCGGCTATTGAATTTGTCAGCTTTCCCTATTTCAATGGAACAGATTTCACTGATTCCTTGTTGTATGCCGCATATATTGTCAAAGCGGGTTTAGATACCCCAGTATATGTACCGTTAAATGGCGTGGCAGGAATGAATGCTTATGTTCAAAATCAACAATCAAAGAGCAGAGGAGGTGTTGTAATAAAATCGCAGGAACGGAAAGAAACATTTAAAGAACTATACCAATACATCTGGCAACCACTAACTCCGTTTTTGGAAGGTGTTAAAAAAGTTAGCCTGGCGCCTGATGGCATTTTGAATAGTGTTGCTTTTGCTGCCTTACAGGATACTGGTGGACAATATTTGGTAAACAAATATGATCTCAAGATACTGTTAAGTACCAGAGATATAGCACAGAAAAACAAAACCCAACAAAGCCAGGCCGCTAGTGCGTTATTGTTTGGAGGCGCGAAATATGATTTAAAGCCGATACCAATTAAAGATGCCATCAATGGTCACCGGTCATTGCCTGATGATTTAAACGGTACACAGGGTTGGAATTATTTACCTGGCACCTTGTCGGAAGCTGTATCTGTGGGGCAAATTTTAAAGAAACAGGGAGGTAAGGTCGTTACCATAGTAGGAGAAGCTGCTTCTGAGCAACAATTTAAAACAATGAGTGTTCGTGAAAAGCCATCTATCATTCACATTGCAACACACGGTTTCTACTTTCCTGTAACAACGGAGTCTGGCGTAAGCGGTTTGATACAAAAAACATATTCAGCTTCGGATAATCCCTTACTGCGTACAGGCTTATTGTTTTCCGGAGCCAATTGGGCATGGCAGGGCAAGTTGGTTAAGGCCAATCAGGAGGATGGAATATTAACAGCCTACGAGCTTTCCAATCTTGACCTAAGTGCTACAAAGCTGATGGTTCTTTCGGCCTGTGAAACGGGAGTAGGGGAGATACAAAACGGAGAAGGGGTTTATGGGT
This genomic interval from Flavisolibacter tropicus contains the following:
- a CDS encoding S1C family serine protease, with the protein product MITANCYRRSILLFVLQVFAIQAIFAQQRPPVTKVLENALGAVVTVGVFETDMAKKTLGFRGNPVEQAYAKMLDLSGASGSGSGFFIRYNNRALVITNAHVIEQAADKEGSIYVYTINRSKYEAKIVGGDSFYDLAVLELVDKPGDEVSFLEIRQAPALVGEPVYAVGNPLGEYPYSVSEGIISAKNRVRGGLTGKFGFLQTTATVIWGNSGGPLLDAEGKVLGVNSQIAFADRGGSSIWQPQINFALEAGITYRLINDILTNNGVVGRSYLGIELMQRKLPFQPGTKEYTYYSQKFTPDTYPVLNKVLDGAPAAALKPYIGQQVVKVNSEPTRNIEEVLGELEKSKPNQKIEFTFQKDGQKTQVSVNAGALSSSGSASLGKWFMQMAGARYVQDENMLSLNFTGGEQNGQSLDFAAARGTQAAGQEAPLTGEWLVLGVGIYRENYESLWRINDIADVGTAARLTGTSGNIDMVLFKKGGQPGVAENYKIKKISISGTSYIQQQTLWY
- a CDS encoding CHAT domain-containing protein, whose amino-acid sequence is MKFLITLNVVFLLALIFPSKRTACQELYRIAKDHYYAIESDSTKKDSTLFYAHETRKYAEQFFGQSSIQYLASLNRVATTLFYKFNQYDSAKQVWLNIVAKIQSTPDSNYEIQSDIYWNLYVNSYLEKDKSLDSAFYFANKYLSYQQQVINKPVDLINEIIAVAYNFDINKEDSATALFYSRALELRKEIWGAKNAEITKQLDSLIQTVFSETSYDFRNDLYKVGDTTYTYYQLDSIGRYYSRSDASNEEFQSALSYLIRAKDQAILDYSDSSHEFYKSLRLLASYFNEFPEAKSISIYCLNTILNDLESRGKMKSIDYADALFDLAELKHEQQYEEAIAILEKVLPIYQSLYSQKSEPYINCLTSLSWWYAKSKEDQQREHLAFQSMTRAVELAKSTCGINTISYLEVKKDLGALYKYDGRLDEAEKTLLEVYKTYNEKFHPAPTDEFLEELCVQLHWVYGYKYELSKWLFWLNKCEEIKIAKGDTLSYDYLNILDNIISANQYINNWAQAKKYLDKQEAVLNYLNDTSSVEYAFSLMAKKDYYIHTKEYDKCESLFQKIISIQQERFEKYNDNNSHSGLASAYMDYADFNFLQGNYDKAYELIQPYLTYLRAWNYDSAAGATDAYERLGAYFLYKKQADSAFHYYDLAIQCQKNSFFERSEIYFKAQSNKALAFWHFNQSEKAEELLASACESIKEQMIKGMAGFSEKEKQTYTTTLNEVLNKYHNLHHTIYQAEPVTNKRAYNFILQSKGLLLNTSLFVEKQIKASADKRLQNTYADLKQTKTMLAKVYQLGEAQSDGISLDRLETRAARLEKALSEQSNVLADFQKANQVSFSEVQAGLQPGEAAIEFVSFPYFNGTDFTDSLLYAAYIVKAGLDTPVYVPLNGVAGMNAYVQNQQSKSRGGVVIKSQERKETFKELYQYIWQPLTPFLEGVKKVSLAPDGILNSVAFAALQDTGGQYLVNKYDLKILLSTRDIAQKNKTQQSQAASALLFGGAKYDLKPIPIKDAINGHRSLPDDLNGTQGWNYLPGTLSEAVSVGQILKKQGGKVVTIVGEAASEQQFKTMSVREKPSIIHIATHGFYFPVTTESGVSGLIQKTYSASDNPLLRTGLLFSGANWAWQGKLVKANQEDGILTAYELSNLDLSATKLMVLSACETGVGEIQNGEGVYGLQRAIRQAGVSKMIVSLWPVPDKETAEMMQYFYLELSKEKEIRTAFKKAQMNMLKKYPGEPSLWAGFTLIE
- a CDS encoding RNA polymerase sigma factor gives rise to the protein MQCNDIHDPELLVTFFRSEDESTLSRTLRCFRHLFFSDFKGFSYNKIFSYKQYASDKASELTEDGFNYGLTQFYLFIRKNGFSNQGATVKSLFFTFCLNQLRALTKAKERYNAWQISSDPSKLVENETGAQPYNYKSVQEELHELDQEAELFRKALEELGERGRNLIIWRKVDRLDNEEIARRTGLDPVSINNEVYRAFIKLKKIIQVLQIQN
- a CDS encoding caspase family protein, giving the protein MRKSLLFILSMLGFAFGHAQQTSRGTQVIKTSHSEGKTYGLVIGISDYAELPKLNFADKDAAEFYRYLIQAVPTQDTGNLVLLLNRDATRDAIADRLYDLTEKVKAGDKVYVYFSGHGDMEQLIQTDNCLLLLSNSPVKNYLRKSNAFLDINLFREFFRYWSDKNVRTIFVSDACHSGGLTGGESGRKNTVLSLTQTWAKEIKLLSCQANEVSLEGPQWGGGRGLFSYYFILGLKGLADKDNNAEVSLFELDNFLRDHVSASSRQSQIPVVQGDFRAVVSNVTAPLLTAAKKEISKTSSDEFKAIALRGGDGSLLSLLKDSASKSLYLAYKNKLAANQLLQPENSSAYYYFQQLNKDDVNELVRKNMCIELIEALQKPFDNLLDYVYEDAYEKLGFYEKIEIEKQLTVALSLCGQNSSISKKIKSKLLFLQACELSSQMERGVANYRNNELMEQGISLLSQAIKIDPLSPNLYMRLGDYYLYSNQLNEAIKAYRQYQQLLPNDEHSYNKLGMAYVAKKEYDLAIEALRKAIRINPNYWQATENLRLVMATK